A window from Amblyomma americanum isolate KBUSLIRL-KWMA chromosome 7, ASM5285725v1, whole genome shotgun sequence encodes these proteins:
- the LOC144097223 gene encoding arylamine N-acetyltransferase-like has product MEALSDERVEDYLRYLGVSKPADPNLDNLDVLVRAHLERVTFENLDVLLERHISLDAEIVLSKVTRRGRGGYCFELNSLFGRLLRALGYRVQLRAARLRLTTPDDSPKRTRLSHMVLSVELSNGDRYFADVGMALVGLHRALPVQGDASPFRVIHSSEPTESIDVAVPTSSGGWKIFYTVEPYNLDWLDFVPLNWYSSTNPDSAMRRMLLVGRRSTADGSWLRLMNDRFVRWSPSDGIVEKRVMRDEDDILQLLQTEFGLRLSAADEVASLRIRLRSLLDKLRMSENLLNRKLVWPEV; this is encoded by the coding sequence ATGGAAGCTTTGTCCGACGAACGAGTAGAGGACTACCTGAGGTATTTAGGAGTTTCCAAGCCCGCCGACCCGAACCTGGACAACCTCGACGTCCTCGTGAGGGCGCATTTAGAACGTGTCACTTTCGAAAACCTGGACGTTCTACTGGAACGGCACATCAGCCTGGATGCCGAGATCGTCCTCAGCAAGGTGACGCGGCGTGGCCGCGGAGGCTACTGCTTCGAACTCAACTCCCTCTTCGGTCGATTGCTGCGGGCACTCGGTTACCGCGTGCAGCTACGTGCTGCCCGCCTTCGTCTCACGACTCCGGACGACTCGCCTAAGCGGACGCGGCTCTCCCACATGGTGCTCAGCGTAGAGCTCTCGAACGGCGACCGCTACTTCGCTGACGTCGGTATGGCCTTGGTCGGCTTGCACCGAGCTCTTCCTGTACAAGGTGACGCGTCGCCTTTCCGAGTAATTCACAGTTCGGAGCCTACGGAGAGCATAGACGTCGCAGTTCCCACCAGCAGCGGCGGCTGGAAAATTTTCTATACCGTCGAACCGTACAATCTGGACTGGCTGGACTTCGTTCCTCTCAACTGGTACTCTTCGACTAACCCGGACAGTGCAATGCGACGAATGCTCCTTGTGGGCCGGCGGTCCACGGCCGACGGCTCTTGGCTTCGCCTTATGAATGACAGGTTTGTCCGGTGGTCTCCCTCTGACGGCATAGTGGAAAAGCGAGTGATGCGTGACGAAGACGACATACTGCAGCTCTTGCAGACCGAGTTCGGTCTGCGTTTGAGCGCTGCGGACGAGGTTGCATCGTTGCGCATCCGTTTGCGCAGTCTTCTGGATAAGTTAAGGATGAGTGAGAACTTACTCAACCGTAAACTTGTATGGCCCGAAGTGTAG